In the genome of Felis catus isolate Fca126 chromosome E1, F.catus_Fca126_mat1.0, whole genome shotgun sequence, the window AGGCAGAATGACCATGTGTCTCCCTGCCTACCAGACTTAAATAAGAACAGTTCCCCTTCATTGATCCCCTTTAGTGAAGAGAAACTCCAAAATATAGCACCACCGTGCTCTGGTGTATTCATAACCAAAATTCTCTTTCTAGTTCAACACTCAGAACTGTCATGATTGTGCCTGCTAAGTGTTCTCCATAGATATGTAGTCCTGGGTCTGGACATCTATTTCAGCATCTTGAGTTGGAGAGACAGCATTACTGAATGTGGGCTATTAATTAACTTGTTTTAGCTTACAGCTTGTTTAGCTTAcagctcttcattcattcatttatgtaaaaaGGGAAGGCATTCATTCATCAGAACTCATTCTGTATTGAGGACTTCAGGTTAACTTCCAAAGTTTATCTTCACTTCTCCTCACTACtgaattttaaatgtactttttctgGTCATTCTAGAAGTGATTTCTAACAACAGAATAATTGGGTCTCATTTCTTTTAGAACGCAAATTAATTTATACTTCTGAGCTACCGCAATATTGCTATTTCACCATATTAATCACTATGGCTTTTAGATGGTGGACCAGTGTTCTTGGAGTGGAGAGCAGAAATTGACCATTTTCCCTTAACAAAGGACTTGAACAAGTAACCTTCCCCAAACAAGTACAAATAGTAAGCTTGAAAAACACCAAATAATCAAAGATGGTATTTAAAAAGAGATCACATTTCTCATTAAAttggcagtgattttttaaatgctgttttgGCAAGAGTATGGGGGAAGTGGGAACTCATAAACcactggtgggagtgtaaaattgTACAGATtttttggagggcaatttggcaacatAAACCTtaatggttttttctttttctttttttttttttttttgagggagagcacatgtgtgcaagggagagaaggagatccgagaatcccaagcaggctccacagacaTGGGGctctcacaaccacaagatcatgcatgacctgagctgaaatcaagaattggatagcttaaccaactgagccatccagacacccctaaacTTTAGTGTTCTTACCCTTTGCTCCAGCCATTGCATTTCAAGGAATCTATCCTAAGGAAGTAATGAGAAAAAAGTTCAttaatagttaagaaaaaaaatgctcacaataggggcacctgggtggctcagttggttaagcatccaactcttggttttggctcaggtcatgatctcattgttttgtgggttcgagccccgaatcaggctctgagTACTGACcacgaggagcctgcttgggattcttcctctccctctctctgcccctcccctgcttacactctgtctctctcaaaagaaaataaatttaaaaaattgcttgtAGTAGCATTTTCACCAGCAAAAAGTTGggaatacttcatttttttaatttttattttttaaatccattatcAGCATTTATTCcattatctgtatttatttatttttaaagtttattttcaaagagggagcgtgtgagcaggtgaggggctgagagggagagagagaatcctaagcagacttcgCACTGTtaagcacagaaccagatgcagggctccatccacaaaccgtgagttcatgacctgaaccgaaaccaagagtcagatgcttaaccaactgaggcacccagacacccctatttgatttattttggtgtttatttttcagagagagaatgcacgtgtgtgcatgagctggggaggcacagaaagagaggagaatcccaagcacgctcttcactgtcagtgcatatcctaatgtagggctcaaactaatgaaccatgagatcatgacctgagctgaaatcaagaatcggatgccaactgagtgaaccacccaagcacctcaatttatttatttttaagaaggctccatgcccagtatggagcccaatgtggagcttgaagtGATGATgcagatcaagatctgagctgagatcagagcCAGaagcttaagggactgagccacccaggcgcctggggaATACTTTGTAGCTATTAAAAGTCATGTTcttgaaaagagagaaagtttttattatataaaataaaatgtttttcatagtaTGAGAAAAGGCAAGATATAAAACTTTATAGCAACCTGGCTATGAAAACCTGTATAAATTtatgacacacacatacacacagatctATATTAAAATCTGGGAGGTTGTGGGCACCTgtcgttaagtgtccaacttcggatcaggtcatgatctcacagttcgtgagtttgatccctgctttgggctctgtgctgacagctcagcctggagcctgcttcagaatctgtatctccctctctctctctgcccctcctcccgctggcactcttgtctctctctcctcaaaaatgaatgaacattaattttttttaaatctgggatGTTATAACTCAATGCTGAGTGCCTGTAGGTTAAGgctgattggaaaaaaaaaatccaacctcCACAAAATCCAGTTTTCTATAGagttatttattactttatcaGGAAGCCAAAGGTTAAAAATCCAATGAAGACAATTTGATATTTTGGCACTTAGCAGAGTGTAAGTTAGAGGTGCTCCTTACTAGAAACTTTGTTTCTCATTTGAACTGATACTATGTTAATTTATTCAATTCTAGAATCTCAGGATAAAGggaatacattctttttttttttttctaacatttattcacccttgagagatagagacagagtgcaagtgggggagggccagagagagagggagacacagagtctgaagcaggctccaggctcccagctgtcagcacagagcccgacgtggggccgaacccacgggccacgagatcatgacctgagccgaagttggcagcccaaccgactgagccacccaggcgccctgagagggAATACATTCTGAAGTATGCCCTGTATGTCTAGGGCCATACACCTCTTTGcatcatatgaattttaaagattCCTAATGCATTTTCTCCTTGACCCTCAGGATGTCCTCAGAggttgagaattttatttttattttttaaaagattttaaataatttctatacccaacatgggactggaactcacaatcctgagatcaggagtcatgtGCTGTGAGTGAGCAAGCCAGGTACCCCTAGAGGTTGAGaattttaatgcttctttattttttcaagcatccttatttactttttttcgtGACCTGTTTGCCTCAAAGGGAACAATACTGTTTGCATGTTTCATTTCAATGAAGACATTAGGAATTGATTTTTAAGCagctttttagtttctttttataggCTCCTTGATTCTTTTGCCTGAttaagattcttctttttttttttggctgtcagaaatgaaattgaaatcagcaatcatagattaaaaaagatagtcttggggtgcctgggtggctcagttggttgagcatccagctcaacccagggttgtgggatcgagcccagcatcaggctctgtgccaagtgtggagcctgcgtgggattctctttctgtttgtctctccctgcccttcccccccacatgcacgtgcactctctctctctctccctctctctttctaaaaagtagattaaatgaaaaaacaattttttgggggtgcctgggtggcgcagtcggttaagcgtccgacttcagccaggtcacgatctcgcggtccgtgagttcgagccccgcgtcgggctctgggctgatggctcagagcctggagcctgtttccgattctgtgtctccctctctctctgcccctcccccgttcatgctctgtctctctctgtcccaaaaataaaataaaacgttgaaaaaaaaatttaaaaaaagaaaaaacaatttttaaagagatagtgcctgcctggctggctcagtcagtagagcatgtgactcttgatctcagggtcataaatttgagccccacattgggcacagagctcacttaaaaaaaaacaaaaaacaaccttttCTTAGCAATTGTACATTCTAAATGTGAAGAGAAGGAATGTATGAGCCTGGTATAGATAAATAGCAAGTTCTCCCCACCTCTTCTTGGAAAAGCTGCTGAGACCTGTGGAAAAGGAGAACTCGCTACATTTCCTGAGGTTGAAAAGAAGATTTTAACAAAACGTTAAGCCTTATGCTACTCTGTAAATGGGATAGCACAGAACATTTTGGGAAAATGAACAAAGTCTCCATGTTGCTTTGTCTTTTATCTAGTATGAGAGTATGCCCGGACTGGTCTGGTCTCTTAtgaccttctcttccttttctgctgCAGGTGGTGCTGGGCATCTTTTGAGGGTATGTTTTAGCTATAAAGTATTTCAGTTTACCATAAGGAGATGGGATTATCTTTtctagactttatttattttttttctgattactgaCTAAATGTGTTTGGGAAATGCTTAAAATCTGCATTTCATATCCTGTGTAATACATCTTTAAATAATAacctgctctgtttttttttccaggggtGAGCCCCTCCAGACTCCGAATAGGAGATCAAGAGTTTGATTCATTGCCTGCTTTACTggaattctacaaaatacattatTTGGACACTACAACGTTGATAGAACCAGTTTCCAAATCCAGGCAGGGTAGTGGAGTGATTCTCAGGCAGGAGGAGGCTGAGTATGTGCGAGCCCTCTTTGACTTTAATGGGAATGATGAAGAAGATCTTCCCTTTAAGAAAGGAGACATCCTGAGAATCCGGGATAAGCCTGAAGAGCAGTGGTGGAATGCGGAGGACAGCGAAGGCAAGAGGGGGATGATTCCAGTCCCTTACGTCGAGAAGTATAGACCTGCCTCCGCCTCAGTATCGGCTCTGATTGGAGGTAACCAGGAGGGTTCCCACCCACAGCCACTGGGTGGGCCGGAGCCTGGGCCCTATGCCCAACCCAGCGTCAACACTCCGCTCCCTAACCTCCAGAATGGGCCCATTTATGCCAGGGTAATCCAGAAGCGAGTCCCTAATGCCTACGACAAGACAGCCTTGGCTTTGGAGGTACATAATGTGCAAAATGTAGAAAGAAGAGATCTGCTACAGGGTCTCCCTTTCAGACCTCTTAGAGCTTTATAGGAATGCTGAATACAAGCATCAGCATTGTGATGTTGTAGATGTCGAATCATTAAGTACTGATTTTGGCATTTAATgttgggttttctctttttttgtagaaaaCCTATTTTGAAATGAGTAAGCTTAAAATTGTATAACTGAATGTTCTTATTGATCTACTAAACATACTTTGACCTCTTTAACTCCGCCTAAATTCACAGGAAttaacctaaaatatttttttctcatctgcatTCTAATCTGATTCTTTCTGTTTATCGGTGTTGAAAATAATAAGATGGGCTCTATTAAAGTACTTAAATGGAGTTTTCCCACAAAACCATAATGTTTTTACTTTAGAGGGCATGGGGTTCCTTAACGTTGACTGATTGTGTTCATAAAGTAAGAATTCAGGAGGAACAGTGTAGCATAGTACAGGGGAGAAGAGATATGTACCTAAAAGCATACACTCCAAGGAGCAGCAGGTTTACTTGGCTTTTGTTGTTCGGTACCTTTGACAGGCGGGAAGCCAGTTCCTCCTGAGGAATAAATTCTTGCCTTTTACTGGTGAATAGTTAATCTCGGTAGCCCATCTCCTCTGGCCAACCGTTGCattgtgtttattcttttattcctctctttAGCACTCATAGCTTTGTCTCCCTGCCTTTCTGAGTTATGCAGAGCTAGGGGTTTAGTGTAAAAGCTTGTACAAAAGTGGTATGCTCTCCTGTCTTTCAGAGCTTACGATAGAATGTGAATTTAAGCAAGGAGCTACCTTTCATAAGCACAGACTGAAGTTATGTGAGTACTGACTAGCAGAGAAGGGGCCAAAGTGTGTTCTTATAAACTGAAATCTCTAAATGCTGTTTTCTTTGGGTTATGTTCATACACTGAGGAGTAAGAGCTGCTTAGAAGTGTTACCGATAGAATAAGCTAGGTTTTATTTGAATCAGTCTCTGATCATACtggatttgaaatttttcttttacattctgaATAGTGAATGCAAAGAGGGTTAGCTGAGTCATACAGATTTtactgaaaaatgtatttttaaagtgcttgtTTTTTGAGATTGTGCTGTGAGTTAAAAGTATTGTGTTTCTGCTTTGGCGAGAAACAAATGTGTGTTATCTAGGGCACACCACTTTTTCCCACTTTGAGTCTGGACATACAGCATGATGCTGGGCACATACATGACAGATGTAACTCTTGACACTGCAGACCTTGTTAGCACTGGGCTGGAGTATGAAAATAGCATTCATGAAACAAGCCAGCCAAGACCCTGGAAAGAATAATTATCACAgtacttttgtttccatttgcatttcctttttttttttttttctttaaagtaatcttagtacccaacacggggctcaaactcacaacccaagaccaagagtcacatgctctactgactaagccagccaggcgctcttgcatttccattcattcattcatttgagagagagagagagagagagagagagagagagacagacagacagacttttaagcaggctccatgcttggtatggagcctgatgcagagcttgatcccactaccctggggtcatgacctgagcaaaaatcaatagtcagaccctctacctactgagccaccca includes:
- the CRK gene encoding adapter molecule crk isoform X2, producing the protein MAGNFDSEERSSWYWGRLSRQEAVALLQGQRHGVFLVRDSSTSPGDYVLSVSENSRVSHYIINSSGPRPPVPPSPAQPPPGVSPSRLRIGDQEFDSLPALLEFYKIHYLDTTTLIEPVSKSRQGSGVILRQEEAEYVRALFDFNGNDEEDLPFKKGDILRIRDKPEEQWWNAEDSEGKRGMIPVPYVEKYRPASASVSALIGGR
- the CRK gene encoding adapter molecule crk isoform X1, with the translated sequence MAGNFDSEERSSWYWGRLSRQEAVALLQGQRHGVFLVRDSSTSPGDYVLSVSENSRVSHYIINSSGPRPPVPPSPAQPPPGVSPSRLRIGDQEFDSLPALLEFYKIHYLDTTTLIEPVSKSRQGSGVILRQEEAEYVRALFDFNGNDEEDLPFKKGDILRIRDKPEEQWWNAEDSEGKRGMIPVPYVEKYRPASASVSALIGGNQEGSHPQPLGGPEPGPYAQPSVNTPLPNLQNGPIYARVIQKRVPNAYDKTALALEVGELVKVTKINVSGQWEGECNGKRGHFPFTHVRLLDQQNPDEDFS